ACAATTGTTAGCCTATCATATCGCATTGCTGCGCAATTGTAATGTTGATCAACCCAGAAATTTAGCCAAATCGGTAACTGTAGAGTAATATTTATATATATTGATTTAATGTCTTTATTCTAAAGACTAAAAAAGACAAAAAAAACTCCCGAATCGCGAAATCAGCAATTCGGGAGTTTTTATTTAAAATCCTATGCTAAATGAAAACCCATTACTTCCCTATGCGGTTTAGTTCAATCAGCATCAATATGTCGGGGTTATCTTTAAGATGTGGCAATGCAGTAAAGAATAAGTCAATTCCTTCGCTATATAATTGTAATGCGCGTGTTAGATAAACATACCCTTTTTGTTTCCTGCCAATTGTAATAAGAGAGGCTGCAAGTATATACAGCAACTCATGACGGTCAGGAAATTTGTTCATTGCAAACTCTAACAATTCAATACTGTCTTCTGTTAAGTCAAGCTGAAAATACATAGAAGCGGCTTTTATATAATAAGCCGTTTCCTCTTTGTCTGCATCAATAGCCTCTAAGTAATAAAGCAGCGCTAATTCAAATTTTTCAGTTAATTCATAAACCAAAGCTATTGCATAAAAGTAGGTATCACAATTAGGATCAATTTTCAAAGCTTTGTTGTATAATCTTATAGCTTCATCAAAGTTGCCTTTTTCGCGGCTGCACTCCCCTAACTGAAAATATGCATCTGCATTGTTTGGATTAATTTGCAAGGCTTTATTAAAATAGTTAGTGCTTTCTTCGAATGACTGTAGATGAAGGGCGCATAATCCGATGCAATAGAAAATGTCATCATCATTATCACCTCTTTTTTGAGCCTCTATATACATCTCTTTCGCCTTGATATAATTGCCCAATTCAAAATAAGCTTCCCCACTGTCTCTGTAAGCAGCAGAAAAATCATCATTAATGATAAAAGCATACTCATAGGCATAAATTGCTTTTTTATATCGCTCCATACTAAACCATGCATTACCTAAATGATACCATGCCAAATGTGAATATGGTTCAGCATTGATTAGTTTTCTTTGTATTTTTATACTTTCTCTGAAGCGATTAGTTTCAATAGCTAAATAGTCATATCTAATTTGAGCCATCTCACTGTTTGGACTTAAAAAAAGTGCCTTTTTTGCATATCGGTAAGCCTTATCCATGTGCCCATTTGCTTCATAGACATCTGATGCAGCTATATAAATATCTGACTGTTCTTCTTTATCAGCAAAAGTCAGACACCTTTTAAGAATCTCAAGCGTTTTTTTAAACTCTCCTTTGGAGTTTAAAATGTCTGCCTGTAATATAAGAGTATCTAAATCGTTTGGCGCAAGAAAAAGGGCTTTTTCTACCAGCACAAGAGCTTCATCATATTGCTTAAATTCAAAAAGAAATTGAGCCTTTTTAGAGAGAAATGTCGAAGAGTTTGGAAATTGTTCAAGAGCATATAAAGCTGCATCATAAGCTTTTTCCCATTCTGAGTTTTCTTCGTAATAAGCAACTATATCCTCTAATGTTTCGTGTTCAAAAAAATGAGACTGCCTGTTCTTTTGCATATTTTCGTATTGTCTTACGATTTCAAGCATCTCATCCTGGCTGTTGAGTTTGTCGTCAAAATTGTCTTTGAACATTCTTTTTGTTTAATTTTTGGATGTTAGGCGAAGTTAACAACCTTTCTGAAAAAGCAGTCAAACCATATTCTTCCAACTAACTATAAAATAACCCGTTACATATAGTAAACGTTCATTTGCATGGAAAAATTTGACATTTATCCATTCAATTTTAAAATCAGTGAGACTGCAAATGATTTCAGAATGAAATTGGACTGAAAAAAGTAAGTGCTTGCAACTTTAAGTTATCTCATTATTGCCATAACAACTTTGCATTTTTCAAGTACCTTAAATTGTTTTAACTTAAGAACCTGTAAAACGCAATTAAATATCTTTGATTAATATTGAGCTTCTATAACAATCTGCGGATAATATCTTCAATGGCAATTCCTTCTGCCTCCGCTTTATAATTCTTCACTAAACGGTGGCGAAGAACATCTTCAGCAACAGCCTGAACATCTTCCATATCAGGAGAATATTTTCCGTTCAATGCTGCATTGGCTTTTGCTCCGATTACTAAAAATTGCGAAGCTCGCGGACCGGCACCCCAGGAAATGTATTCGTTAATTTCTTTTGTAGCCAGGGTAGTACCGGGTCTTGTCTTACTGGCAAGCTTTACAGCATATTGTAACACATTATCTGCAATAGGTACTTTGCGAACTAAATGTTGGAAAAATCGAATTTCATCAGCAGAAAGCGACTTTTTTAGAACTACATCTCGGACTGCCGTTGTGCTTTTCACCACATTAACTTCTTCCTCAAAACTTGGATAATCTACCTTAATGTTGAGCATAAATCGGTCTAACTGTGCTTCAGGCAGTGGATAAGTACCTTCTTGTTCAATTGGGTTTTGTGTTGCTAAAACAAAAAAGGGCAAATCGAGTTGATGGAGATGCCCACCAACTGTAATAGATCTTTCCTGCATAGCTTCCAATAATGCCGATTGTGTTTTGGGAGGGGTACGGTTAATTTCATCTGCCAATAAAATATTGGCAAACAAAGGTCCGCGCGTAAATCTGAATTGACGTTGTTCATCTAAAATTTCAGCTCCTGTAATATCGGATGGCATAAGGTCAGGTGTAAACTGAATGCGTTTGAAACTGAGATTTAGAACATCAGCTATTGTTTTAACCAACAGGGTTTTTGCCAAACCAGGCACACCTACTAATAAAGCATGTGCATCACAAAAAATACAAAGCAATACCTTTTTTACTACGTCATCTTGTCCTATAATTACTTTTCCAACTTCCTGCTTCAGATTTTTATAAGTTACTGCCATTGAGTCAATGGCTTCTACATCAGATTTGAATTGCTGCATCAGTAAATTTAAATGTTTAGTTTTATGCTCAAGTCTATTTGAAATCCCAAAAGCTATACTTCCGGTTTAG
This is a stretch of genomic DNA from Sphingobacteriales bacterium. It encodes these proteins:
- a CDS encoding tetratricopeptide repeat protein — protein: MFKDNFDDKLNSQDEMLEIVRQYENMQKNRQSHFFEHETLEDIVAYYEENSEWEKAYDAALYALEQFPNSSTFLSKKAQFLFEFKQYDEALVLVEKALFLAPNDLDTLILQADILNSKGEFKKTLEILKRCLTFADKEEQSDIYIAASDVYEANGHMDKAYRYAKKALFLSPNSEMAQIRYDYLAIETNRFRESIKIQRKLINAEPYSHLAWYHLGNAWFSMERYKKAIYAYEYAFIINDDFSAAYRDSGEAYFELGNYIKAKEMYIEAQKRGDNDDDIFYCIGLCALHLQSFEESTNYFNKALQINPNNADAYFQLGECSREKGNFDEAIRLYNKALKIDPNCDTYFYAIALVYELTEKFELALLYYLEAIDADKEETAYYIKAASMYFQLDLTEDSIELLEFAMNKFPDRHELLYILAASLITIGRKQKGYVYLTRALQLYSEGIDLFFTALPHLKDNPDILMLIELNRIGK
- a CDS encoding MoxR family ATPase, giving the protein MQQFKSDVEAIDSMAVTYKNLKQEVGKVIIGQDDVVKKVLLCIFCDAHALLVGVPGLAKTLLVKTIADVLNLSFKRIQFTPDLMPSDITGAEILDEQRQFRFTRGPLFANILLADEINRTPPKTQSALLEAMQERSITVGGHLHQLDLPFFVLATQNPIEQEGTYPLPEAQLDRFMLNIKVDYPSFEEEVNVVKSTTAVRDVVLKKSLSADEIRFFQHLVRKVPIADNVLQYAVKLASKTRPGTTLATKEINEYISWGAGPRASQFLVIGAKANAALNGKYSPDMEDVQAVAEDVLRHRLVKNYKAEAEGIAIEDIIRRLL